The Flavobacterium commune genome contains the following window.
GGAATGCTTTATAAAAAAAGTATTTTTGTAACCATTTACTACACAACATTTTGATTATTTTATAATAAAAAAAACAATAAAATATTGCAATAATAAAAACTAATACTAAATTTGTAATATTAAGTAATGAATAGGATTTATAATGAGTGTAATTGCAGAAATAATTGATACTCTTGAAAATAAAGTTGAAAAGCTTATTCTAAAATTAAAAAATTTAGAACGAAACAATCAGGATTTAACTATCGAATTAAATAAATCTGCTCAAATCATACAAAAACAATCTCAGGAGATTGAAGCGTTAAAGGCACAGTATGAAACACTTAAGATGGCCAATTCATTATTAGGTAGTGACGAAAACAAAAGAGATACAAAGCTTAAAATAAATTCATTAATTCGTGAAATTGATTACTGCATAGCACAGTTATCAGATTAGTATAAACAATGGACGAAAAGCTTAAAATTAAAATATCAATTGCAGACAGAGTCTATCCGTTAACGGTAGATCCCTCACAGGAAGAAGGTCTTAGAAGTGCTTCTAAAAAAATTGATAATATGATTAAGCAATTCGAAGAAAATTATGCCGTTCGCGATAAACAGGACGTTTTAGCCATGTGTGCTTTGCAATTTGCATCGCAGGTAGAGCAAAAACAGATTGACAATGCTATCAATGGAGATGAAACTATTGATAGAATTCAGAAAATTAATGCTATTTTAGACGAAAATCTTTAAAAAAACAACGTTCTTTAACAACTAAGATACTGCCTACATTAGTTAATTATTTGGTAAACTCAACACTAACAATTTAGAATGAGCAAATCATCGTTACTATAGCAAGCCAATTTAGTTTGGAAGCTTGAACAGCGAGTTAGCTCAAAACTTGTCTTCACGAGTTTATACAAACAACTTAATGTAGGCTTTTTTTTATATATTAATTTTTAAACAAACATGGACATATTAACGATTATCATTTCGGGAATTATAGGTATTGCAATAGGATTTGGCATTGCCAAAATCATAGAAAAAAGCAACATCTCTAATCTAATTAAAAACGCTAAAAAAGAAGCTGCTTCTATTTTGAAAGACGCTAACTTTGAAGCTGAAAACATAAAAAAAGATAAAATCCTTCAGGCAAAAGAGAAGTTTATCGAATTAAAATCAGAGCACGAGCAGGTGATTTTGGCTCGTGACAAAAAAGTAGCAGAAGTAGAAAAAAGAATCAGAGACAAAGAATCTCAGATTTCTAACGAATTATCTAAGGCTAAAAAAGTCAACGATGATTTTGAGAAAAAAACAGCCGAATTTGAAGCTAAAATTGAAGTTTTAGACAAA
Protein-coding sequences here:
- a CDS encoding cell division protein ZapA, yielding MDEKLKIKISIADRVYPLTVDPSQEEGLRSASKKIDNMIKQFEENYAVRDKQDVLAMCALQFASQVEQKQIDNAINGDETIDRIQKINAILDENL